From one uncultured Bacteroides sp. genomic stretch:
- a CDS encoding 4Fe-4S dicluster domain-containing protein, protein MKRTVIKIDEALCNGCGLCVKGCHEGALQLINGKAVMVSELYCDGLGACIGECPEGAIELEEREAEPYSEEAVMERISPKGETVILAHLKHLKEHGEKGLLMQGVDYLRRNNIQVDLSQIHGQQHTGGAHSGCPGSMARTLRPAVQATSVAGIVQGGFSAPTQGGVTAPQASELRQWPVQLHLLNPQAGYFQGADVLLAADCTSFTAGNFHDRFLKGKILAIACPKLDSNTESYIEKLRVMIDDSKIDTLTVLIMEVPCCGGLLQMAKIAREKASRHIPIKNIVLSVQGEIKSEVWI, encoded by the coding sequence ATGAAACGAACTGTGATTAAAATAGACGAAGCATTGTGTAACGGATGCGGATTGTGTGTAAAAGGTTGTCATGAAGGGGCTTTACAGCTTATTAATGGTAAAGCGGTAATGGTGAGCGAGCTTTATTGCGACGGTTTAGGCGCTTGCATTGGCGAATGTCCCGAAGGTGCAATAGAACTAGAAGAGCGTGAAGCAGAACCTTACAGCGAAGAAGCTGTTATGGAACGTATTTCTCCGAAAGGTGAAACGGTTATTCTTGCTCACTTAAAGCATTTAAAGGAACACGGTGAGAAGGGTTTGCTGATGCAGGGCGTAGATTATCTCAGAAGAAATAATATCCAGGTGGATCTTTCTCAGATACACGGTCAACAGCATACGGGCGGAGCACATAGCGGATGTCCAGGTTCCATGGCTCGTACACTGAGACCTGCCGTACAGGCTACCTCCGTTGCAGGGATAGTTCAAGGCGGTTTTTCTGCTCCTACTCAAGGTGGCGTTACTGCACCTCAGGCTTCGGAGCTTCGTCAATGGCCCGTACAACTGCACTTGCTCAATCCACAAGCAGGATATTTCCAGGGGGCTGATGTTTTATTAGCAGCCGACTGTACTTCTTTTACCGCCGGCAATTTTCACGACCGCTTTCTGAAAGGTAAGATTCTGGCTATCGCCTGCCCCAAACTGGACAGCAATACAGAATCATACATTGAAAAGTTGCGGGTTATGATTGATGATTCAAAAATAGACACGCTTACGGTGTTGATTATGGAGGTTCCTTGCTGCGGAGGTTTACTACAGATGGCAAAAATAGCAAGAGAAAAAGCTTCAAGGCATATTCCAATTAAAAACATCGTTCTATCTGTTCAGGGAGAAATAAAGAGTGAAGTCTGGATTTAA
- a CDS encoding DUF5020 family protein → MKQKKLLLIILTVVCQFATAQNIQFHYDLRNSLNKNIPTSRNYLTTTIEMFKPDKWGSTFFFVDMDYNQAKGNIGTAYWEIARDFKIGKCPIMPHIEYNGGAGNSQGFGFSIANAYLLGASYPFSCGNANFSTYLAYKYNAFTKTSNDVQWTGTWGIPLFDNKMTLSGFIDVWTENKDRTGTGNESGKRVILLTEPQVWYNVNSKLSLGSEIEISNNFYKLNYSTDNYAANKLYVFPTIAAKWNF, encoded by the coding sequence ATGAAACAAAAGAAATTACTCCTGATTATCTTAACTGTAGTGTGTCAATTTGCTACCGCACAGAACATTCAGTTCCACTATGACCTCAGAAATTCTTTAAATAAGAATATTCCGACTTCAAGAAACTATCTCACAACTACTATTGAGATGTTCAAACCCGATAAATGGGGTTCTACTTTCTTCTTCGTGGATATGGATTATAACCAGGCCAAAGGAAATATAGGAACTGCATACTGGGAAATCGCCCGTGACTTTAAGATTGGTAAATGCCCTATTATGCCTCATATTGAGTATAATGGTGGTGCAGGAAACAGTCAAGGCTTTGGATTCTCCATTGCAAATGCTTACCTGCTAGGAGCTTCTTACCCATTTAGTTGCGGAAATGCCAATTTCAGCACTTACCTTGCTTACAAATACAATGCATTTACCAAAACCAGCAACGACGTTCAGTGGACTGGTACCTGGGGCATTCCTTTGTTTGATAACAAAATGACTCTGTCAGGGTTCATTGATGTATGGACAGAAAACAAAGACCGAACAGGAACTGGAAATGAATCTGGCAAAAGAGTTATATTATTAACAGAACCACAAGTCTGGTATAATGTTAATTCTAAGTTATCATTGGGTAGTGAAATAGAAATCAGCAATAACTTCTATAAATTGAATTATAGCACAGATAATTATGCTGCAA